Part of the Thermogemmatispora onikobensis genome is shown below.
AAGAGAGGAGCAGACCGCCTGAGACTCCCTGGCCATAGGAGACATCCCAGAGGGTTTGAAGCTCCAGGTCGGTCACGATGAAGCCATTATGAGGATGGGGCCAGGGGCCTTCCTGATACCAGTACGGCTGGTCGAACTCCAGAAAGAGCTTAGAAACCGTGCCATAGCCAAGCTCGGCGATCGCCTGCTGCTTGAGTGGACTGAAAGCAGCGCGACGATAATCAACCTGTCTGAGTGTACTGAAAGGCAGCGTTAACAGGGCATGCTCGCAACGCACCTCCACAGGCCCCGAAGGCGTGACAAAGGTCAAAACGACCTCCCGCTCGTTCCGCCGCTCGATGACGACCAGACGGTGCTGCAAATGGATGCTTCCCTCGGGGAGGCTACGCGCGATGGCCTGCAGCAGCTGCTCGTTCCCTCCCCGAATCTTACAGCTCTCTAGCTGCGGCCCACCACTGGTAGAACCCCGAGCCAGATCGCGGGGGGCAAACATATAAATCAAGTTGAGAGCGCTCTGCTCGCTGGTATCCAGGCCATAATAGCCGCTGCACATAATATCGAGCAGACGGCCAACAGGAGAACGATGGCCATCCGCCACAAAGCGCTCGATCCAATCGTAAGCGCTCAGATGATCGAAGCGGTAGCCGGCAGCCGTATACTGCCTGTAGGTGGTCACCGGGCCGATCTCCTGCAGCTGCTCTTGCAGCAGGGCGGCAACAGCTTGCAGCGGCTCTATTAGCTCATCTTCGCGATAGTAGCGGTTGAAGAAGTAGATCAGTCTGGGGGCCCGGCCTCGCTCGAGACTGATCGTCGTGAGGCCGAAGCGCCGGATCAACTGGTGCATCAGCTCATGATCAGCGTCGATGAATTCGCCGCAGCCTTCACTGACCGCCCCAGACTGCCAGGTATGGGCATCGGAGCGGATACGCCCACCGATACGGTCGGAAGCCTCATAAAGAGAGCAGGACAGGCCCGCCTCCTGCAGCGTAAGAGCGGCCACCAGGCCGGCGATGCCAGCCCCAACGATTGCAATGCGTGGCATGAGATTGCTCCAGCAGCGATCTATGCTGATGGCAGAGGTCTGCGTAGCATTTGTGGTATTACTCTATCACATAGAGCCACCAGCTGGAGACCGCTGGGAACGCTGGCCTCCGCGCACCAGAACCGCCAGATGGCCGTATCCAATCTAATAATCAGCATACGGAAATAGACGTATACACCAAAGCCTATAACTTTTTTGCTATGAGATGGTATCGAGAGAAAGACCCCTTCTTCATCTTTGCTACACTGTATCATGAAGAAGACGGCCTGATAGAGATAAGAAGATGAACTTGCTCTACTGACCGTACTTCTTCAGAAAGGCCAAAAAAACACTCAAGACTGCGCACCTGCTTCCATGATGGCCCACCTATCTCCCGGGCCTTGCCTTGCCCTGATGGGCCGGCGGAAGTGGCAGCGGCGAGCTGAGACAGGCTCGGAGCCGGGCCAGACCGTCTCTCGGGGCACCAGGGATGGTCGGTATGGTGGGGTGGGGACTCATTGATCCCAATCCCATGTGGGGGACAGGCGGCCATGCCAGAAACGGCGCTCTGCGGGAGGAGCAGGTGAGCAGCCAAAAAGAGTGGATACAGCAGCAGGAGGCTGCTGGTTTGCTGTTTGTCAAGGAAGACGTGGAAAGGGATGGTGTAGACTATGTTGGGTGGAATGCTCAAACGTTCTGGAGCGGTTCTGCTCTCCTGCGCGCTGGTAGCCCTGGTCACGCTCCTGATCTCGCGAGCGAGCGAGGGCACAGCCCACCTGACGTCAACGGTAGCGGCGGCCTCAAAGGCGCCTGCGCTCACCTGCGGGGCCTGGCGTCGCGTCCCTGACGCTGCCGAAGGGGCCTTAGTGGGCGTCACCGCCTTTGCCCCAGACAACGCCTGGATCGTCGGCAGTCAGGGATCGGTGCCTCTCATCGAGCACTGGAACGGCAAAGCCTGGAGCGTCGTGCCCAGCCCGGCCCCGAGCGAGCCAGCCTTGCTCAAGAGCATCTCTGGAAGCGCCCCCGACGATATTTGGGCTGTGGGCAGCACCACCAATACGCCGAATCACACCCTGGTCGAGCACTGGGATGGCAAGAGCTGGAGCATTGTGAGCGACGCCGTTAGCAATGGCCAGCTCAACGGCGTTGTGGCGCTGGCGCGCAACGATGTCTGGGCGGTTGGCACCTCGAACAGCCAGGCTCTGATCGAGCACTGGGATGGCAAGAGCTGGAGCGTGGCCCTGCAAGCCAATCTGGCTGGCCAGGGCGATTCCCTGCTCGCCATCGCGGCCAGCAGCGCGCATGACATCTGGGCGGTCGGAACCAGCCTCAAGGTCAATTACAATTTCCAGGGCTACGGCGTGAATCTGAACATGAGTTCGATGGGCTCCGGCGTCATTGTCCACTGGGACGGTAACAGCTGGAAAGCGGTCAGTGGCCAGGGTCCCTCAACCCAGATGGTCATGCTCAGCGGAGTGGCCGCCCTGGCTCCCGATAACGTCTGGGTAGTGGGCTCCGCCTTCCAGGGCTCTCTGCTCAACGGGATGCGGGCCAAAACGCTGGTTGAGCACTGGAATGGCTCGCAATGGAGCGTCGTACCTAGCTCCGATGCGCCCAATGCCTTCGCCAGCTATCTGACCGGCGTCGCGGCAGTCTCCCCGGGCAATGTCTGGGCCGTGGGCGGCGCCTTCAGCGGCAGCCACTTCAGTGCCCTGCTCGAAAACTGGGACGGCGCCCATTGGAACCTGATCCAGGCCCCCAATGCTGCCGATGGCCGTCAGCATATGCTGCTCGGAGCCGCCGCTGTGCCCAATACGAAGCAGGTCTGGGTCGTTGGTCTGCACGGTACGGTGTTGACCAACTGCGGCTAACACCTCGCACCCCGTCGTTGTACTCTCGGCCCAGGCAGGAGCTGCCGAAGCAGCTTCTCTCCACTACTCTTGGGGGTCAGGGGCCTGCGCCTCTGACCCTATCTTCCTGCTCTGCTTTTTTAACTGCCTGTACCCTTTGTACTCTCATTGCTTTCCTTCAGAGTCTGCGCTAGACTATTGACAGCTCTTGCCGTTGGCAAGGCCAGGACAGGACAGGACGCAGCTCGTCCTGGCAAAGGGAACATGACGGCAACGGGCGGAGTGCGACCAGCTCCGGGCTTCGTCCGTTTTGGTAGTGAAGTCAGATCGAGCCTTCCTCACCCACTCTCGCGAGTGGGTGGCCTGGCGTTGTCGTACGATCCGGTCGAAGAGATTCCCCGCGCTGCCTGGCCGGGTGAGCACCTGGCGAGCAGGTGTTGCCTGCCGGGAGAGAAGCAGGGGGCGGCCACGGGCCGAAGGGGAAGAAGGGGAATCCTGACGACATCGGGTCCGAGGGGGTTTGCATGAAGAAATTACTAGAGGGCCTGGCCGTCCTCCGCGTACTGCGCCATCCCGCTCTGCTACGCTTGTGGCTGGCCCAGGTGATCTATCTGAGTGTGCAGTTCACGGCAAGCTATGCCATGATCGTTCTGATCACCAATGAGACTCACTCGGCGGTCATGGTTGGATTGGTGATCATCGCGCTCAGCCTTCCGCTGGTCCTTTTCGGCGCTCCCGCTGGCGCCCTCGTTGATCGCCTCGATCGTCGCACCGTGCTCTGGGTGAGCAATGTCGTGCGGGCCTTTGCCACCCTCCTCTTTGTGCTCGCTCTCTTGCTGAGTCCTCATCAATATATTTTTATCTATATCCTGGCGTTCTTCTTCTCCCTGGTGGGCCTCTTCTTCTCGCCAGCGGAGGGGGCGATCATTCCGAGCCTGGTGGAAGAAGAGGAATTGCTGCCTGCGCTCTCCCTCTATAATCTGACGCTCAACACCAGTCAGGCGGTTGGTCTCCTCATCCTTGGCCCCCTGATGCTCAACTTGCTGCCTCCGCTCTCTTTATCGCTCTTAGGCACAAAAATAAATCTCATGCCTGTTGAGACCCTCTTCCTGCTCATCTCAGTGCTCTATCTGCTGGCCACCGCACTGACGGCCACCTTGCCACGTCAAAGTCGCTCTGGGCGCCAGAGCGGAGGAGCCAGCCCCTCCTCGTCTCCTGCGGCGCTAGCTGGGGCTGGAGGAGAAGCTGAGCGTACGCATCCCTACGAGGTACTCTCTGAGGAAGCCGGGGCCTTGCTCTCGGGCTGGCAGCGGCTGCGTCGGGACCTGGAAGACGGCTGGCGCCTGGTGCGCAACGATGGGGTCTTGTTGGATGCTCTCTTTCAGTCCTGCTTTGGCGGACTGGTCATGCTCACCATCGCCGAGCTGGCGACAACGTTTGTGCAGCGGCTGCTGGGGCTGCCTGCCAGCAACACCACAGTCATCTTCGCGCCGGCGGGCATTGGTCTGGTAGCTGGCTCGCTGCTGGTGCCAGCGGTGGTGGCCCGCCTTGGCTCGCTGCGCACGATGCTCGTGGGGATGGTCGGGACTGGCCTCGGCATCGCTCTGATCCCCCCTTTGCAGTGGCTGGCGCGCCTCCTGCTTGCTCCCCACTGGGCCACACATCCCCTCTTCCTCCTCGTCCTGGCTGTTCTGACGGCTGCCGTCGGCTTCGGCCTTGATCTGGTGGTGGTGCCGGCCCAGACCCTGATGCAGCAGCGCTCGCCTGACGAGATGCGTGGGCGTGTCCTGGCCCTCTTTCAGGTCCTCTTTAACGGCGGGGCCATTCCGGTCATGCTCTTTATGGGAGCCCTGACCGACTGGCTGGGCATCGT
Proteins encoded:
- a CDS encoding flavin monoamine oxidase family protein is translated as MPRIAIVGAGIAGLVAALTLQEAGLSCSLYEASDRIGGRIRSDAHTWQSGAVSEGCGEFIDADHELMHQLIRRFGLTTISLERGRAPRLIYFFNRYYREDELIEPLQAVAALLQEQLQEIGPVTTYRQYTAAGYRFDHLSAYDWIERFVADGHRSPVGRLLDIMCSGYYGLDTSEQSALNLIYMFAPRDLARGSTSGGPQLESCKIRGGNEQLLQAIARSLPEGSIHLQHRLVVIERRNEREVVLTFVTPSGPVEVRCEHALLTLPFSTLRQVDYRRAAFSPLKQQAIAELGYGTVSKLFLEFDQPYWYQEGPWPHPHNGFIVTDLELQTLWDVSYGQGVSGGLLLSYRSGSRGAALVSPTPYATSLDAEAVRQAAASCLQQLEHLLPGISVHYTGRAALSYSTGDPYLLGSYSCWRVGQYTLFSGYERVREGPIHFAGEHCSVEFQGFMEGAAREGVRAAQEILEDY
- a CDS encoding MFS transporter, coding for MKKLLEGLAVLRVLRHPALLRLWLAQVIYLSVQFTASYAMIVLITNETHSAVMVGLVIIALSLPLVLFGAPAGALVDRLDRRTVLWVSNVVRAFATLLFVLALLLSPHQYIFIYILAFFFSLVGLFFSPAEGAIIPSLVEEEELLPALSLYNLTLNTSQAVGLLILGPLMLNLLPPLSLSLLGTKINLMPVETLFLLISVLYLLATALTATLPRQSRSGRQSGGASPSSSPAALAGAGGEAERTHPYEVLSEEAGALLSGWQRLRRDLEDGWRLVRNDGVLLDALFQSCFGGLVMLTIAELATTFVQRLLGLPASNTTVIFAPAGIGLVAGSLLVPAVVARLGSLRTMLVGMVGTGLGIALIPPLQWLARLLLAPHWATHPLFLLVLAVLTAAVGFGLDLVVVPAQTLMQQRSPDEMRGRVLALFQVLFNGGAIPVMLFMGALTDWLGIVPVTYLLACSCLLTALLTAGRALTRNNRNRFSGGPRQQAEAQERLPVP